In Planctomycetota bacterium, one DNA window encodes the following:
- a CDS encoding DUF5618 family protein: protein MKAQRQRSPAPSGEAIRYLNNARGILRKAPREGRVYTDIKPVREACGTAYLAVLEAINAYLLKQGLTKKELPRSMEAYQKTLRKYGGIHNGKLFRDFDKLYDELHIAGYYRGLLWGTGAVQDAFNLAQQFISKLSK from the coding sequence ATGAAAGCGCAGCGACAGCGGAGTCCCGCCCCAAGCGGGGAAGCAATTAGGTATCTTAATAATGCCAGGGGCATCCTGCGGAAAGCCCCGCGGGAAGGACGGGTCTATACCGATATCAAACCGGTCAGGGAAGCTTGCGGCACGGCGTATTTAGCCGTTCTTGAAGCCATCAATGCATATCTCTTGAAGCAGGGGCTGACAAAAAAAGAATTGCCCCGTTCCATGGAGGCTTATCAGAAAACACTCCGTAAATATGGTGGTATCCACAATGGTAAACTCTTCCGTGACTTTGATAAACTCTATGATGAATTGCATATTGCGGGCTACTACCGGGGACTTCTCTGGGGAACAGGTGCGGTTCAGGATGCTTTTAACCTTGCCCAGCAGTTTATTTCCAAATTATCTAAATAA
- a CDS encoding fibronectin type III domain-containing protein — protein sequence MNNLLRLSAIALLVLVLLGLGGKNGIFADDDTISGSSINLKERLTAKAQSSSRSDFIPAAFDIVNSVFVDKSPENIKVTKASPLKANLDGVEVEIILPANAQAKTVFDFSIKLTTLTFSYIRPLLAVNDNFTLNNYEINGVSPFFPSSDFTYTNTPFTYNYNAPLPNPVFRWNQVPLAYQTGYKFVDLGANVPWQHAGYISEWSGDNVTWTFKNVYPMSNGDFKFAVFVDGRWITADWNDIIIGFVPVDDTLTVSGGVVVPAAPSNLIATAVSSSQINLAWQDNSDNEDGFIIERYAGWESVYEQIATVNANITTYPNAYLSDYTLYTYRIKAFNQAGNSEFSNVAIASTLAYIPTIGEMKGLLNQYYQAGLIKNKGIYTSFLANFNCAYDALLKGDILAAINQLQALRNKIEEQIAALIAKGIEEGVEQLKLLRTYVERFLNTILSPAQWEWTTPLPPPAPPWIIKRDANNLTILTGNDKSKTSTDLKPTNTFKYNCCLSIQFFEEKLDPENEIGVMKYSKALELWGYGKPVVIQIIPHGNEGCHCECKEWGFVQMLKMTTHIKQTNNNNWEEVETMIDGTTVQATHDWKIESTPTEQLKEAANELIKQGALTNEQAEEIIK from the coding sequence ATGAACAATCTGTTGAGATTAAGCGCGATTGCCTTATTAGTTTTGGTGCTGCTGGGATTAGGCGGCAAAAACGGAATCTTTGCCGATGATGACACAATCAGCGGGTCTTCAATAAACCTCAAAGAAAGGCTTACGGCTAAAGCGCAATCATCCTCCCGTTCTGATTTTATCCCTGCGGCGTTTGATATCGTCAATAGCGTTTTCGTTGACAAATCACCGGAAAATATCAAGGTAACCAAAGCATCGCCACTTAAAGCCAATCTGGACGGGGTGGAAGTGGAAATCATATTACCGGCAAATGCGCAGGCGAAAACAGTCTTTGATTTCAGCATAAAGTTGACGACGCTGACCTTTTCATATATCAGGCCGCTTTTAGCGGTAAATGATAATTTCACGCTAAACAATTACGAGATAAACGGCGTTTCCCCGTTTTTCCCTTCCAGCGATTTTACATATACAAACACCCCGTTTACATATAATTACAATGCTCCGTTGCCGAATCCGGTATTCCGCTGGAATCAGGTGCCGCTTGCCTATCAAACCGGATACAAATTCGTGGATTTGGGAGCCAATGTTCCCTGGCAGCATGCCGGTTACATTAGCGAGTGGAGCGGAGACAATGTCACATGGACATTCAAGAATGTTTATCCGATGTCAAACGGGGACTTCAAATTCGCCGTATTTGTCGATGGCAGGTGGATAACTGCCGATTGGAATGATATCATCATCGGGTTTGTGCCGGTTGACGACACGTTAACGGTCAGCGGTGGAGTTGTTGTTCCCGCCGCGCCGAGTAACCTAATCGCCACAGCGGTTTCCTCATCGCAGATTAACCTTGCTTGGCAGGATAATTCGGATAATGAGGATGGATTTATTATTGAACGCTACGCTGGTTGGGAAAGTGTTTATGAACAAATCGCTACGGTTAACGCAAATATTACGACTTATCCTAATGCTTATTTGTCAGACTACACACTTTACACCTATCGTATTAAAGCATTTAATCAAGCAGGGAATAGTGAATTCTCTAATGTAGCAATTGCCTCAACCCTTGCTTATATTCCTACTATTGGCGAAATGAAAGGATTACTTAACCAGTATTATCAGGCAGGCCTAATTAAAAACAAAGGTATTTATACATCATTTCTTGCGAATTTTAACTGCGCGTATGATGCTTTGTTAAAAGGAGATATTCTTGCCGCAATTAACCAGCTTCAAGCCTTGCGTAATAAAATTGAGGAACAAATAGCCGCATTAATAGCTAAAGGGATTGAAGAAGGAGTCGAACAATTAAAATTATTGCGTACCTATGTAGAGCGATTTCTTAACACCATTTTATCTCCTGCTCAATGGGAATGGACAACTCCACTACCACCTCCTGCACCGCCATGGATAATAAAACGAGATGCAAATAATTTAACAATTCTAACTGGTAATGATAAAAGTAAAACATCTACAGATTTAAAACCCACCAATACTTTTAAATATAACTGTTGTTTGTCTATACAGTTTTTTGAAGAAAAACTAGACCCTGAAAACGAAATAGGAGTCATGAAATACAGTAAAGCTTTAGAGTTATGGGGTTATGGAAAACCTGTTGTGATACAAATTATACCGCACGGTAACGAAGGATGTCATTGTGAATGTAAAGAATGGGGATTCGTCCAAATGCTTAAAATGACAACACATATTAAACAAACTAATAACAATAATTGGGAAGAAGTCGAAACCATGATTGACGGAACAACTGTTCAAGCAACGCATGATTGGAAGATAGAATCAACACCAACGGAACAACTAAAAGAGGCGGCTAACGAATTAATAAAACAAGGTGCTTTGACTAATGAACAAGCTGAAGAAATTATAAAATAA
- a CDS encoding HEAT repeat domain-containing protein, translating to MKTACYRLFSIMVLFSISLSSCSSFSVETDHQILEIDKKIEEIRKIIIEREKSNQYWFGDYTRKEIEKKLAILDIIASAKDSVATNKLIAILKNDSHPHIKALAGLILGDIKENPIVTPSLIEALKQDNDPVVKINLLHALKISTNIDADKLIYSKWYSRLVSIAEDEGVTLLYDAPPIWSLGRNPFLLTFHRSKVTNDYYQNQIDTRIQDNIQQVLTDIQLSDEDVMVRNVAEKFLLKYSSSATLPPEK from the coding sequence GTGAAAACAGCTTGCTATAGGTTGTTTTCCATAATGGTTTTATTTTCTATATCACTATCATCTTGCTCAAGCTTTTCTGTCGAAACGGATCATCAGATATTAGAAATAGACAAGAAAATAGAAGAAATCAGGAAAATAATTATTGAGAGAGAGAAATCTAATCAATATTGGTTTGGCGATTATACTCGAAAGGAAATAGAAAAGAAGTTGGCTATATTAGACATCATTGCTTCTGCAAAAGATTCGGTAGCAACGAATAAATTAATTGCCATTTTAAAAAATGATTCTCACCCTCACATAAAAGCTCTTGCTGGATTAATATTGGGTGATATAAAAGAAAACCCCATTGTTACTCCATCATTAATAGAAGCTCTAAAACAAGATAACGACCCTGTTGTTAAAATAAATCTTTTACACGCGCTAAAGATTTCTACGAATATTGACGCGGACAAGCTAATTTATTCTAAATGGTATAGCCGTTTGGTTTCTATTGCCGAGGATGAAGGAGTAACTCTTCTTTATGATGCCCCCCCAATCTGGAGTCTTGGAAGAAATCCTTTCCTGCTAACATTTCATCGCTCTAAAGTCACAAATGATTATTACCAAAATCAAATTGATACGAGAATCCAGGATAATATACAACAGGTTTTAACTGATATACAGTTATCTGATGAGGATGTTATGGTTAGAAATGTTGCCGAGAAATTCCTTTTAAAATATTCATCTTCGGCAACATTACCGCCTGAAAAGTGA
- a CDS encoding 4Fe-4S binding protein, whose translation MLANYGYKDGSGEFFITIDTDKCNGCGDCVKACPAKVFITGTDESDPFRDLPVAMVTDDHRKKLKYSCAPCKPTAGRPPLPCQAACKPQAIVHSW comes from the coding sequence ATGCTGGCAAATTACGGTTACAAAGACGGTTCCGGTGAATTTTTCATCACCATAGATACGGATAAATGCAACGGCTGCGGCGATTGCGTCAAGGCATGCCCGGCAAAGGTGTTTATTACCGGCACGGACGAAAGCGATCCCTTTAGGGATTTGCCCGTGGCTATGGTTACCGACGACCACAGAAAAAAGCTCAAATATTCATGCGCACCATGCAAACCCACCGCAGGCAGACCCCCTTTACCCTGCCAAGCAGCCTGCAAACCGCAGGCAATAGTTCACTCGTGGTAA